Proteins found in one Triticum aestivum cultivar Chinese Spring chromosome 4D, IWGSC CS RefSeq v2.1, whole genome shotgun sequence genomic segment:
- the LOC123097395 gene encoding protein ABERRANT POLLEN TRANSMISSION 1 isoform X1, protein MMLGLVQLLVGFVVSWEALEFVLRYGLLLSTLKLLLLAALAATASCVAVLLFAKALAWVLRRTAKLSIGCRSYGFNYLRGITINSPKGPLQSISVGEIRLGLRKPLTQLGLTILTQGPVLQLRISELHIVLRQPAKSADKKKPAPRKPTSASSPKPKGNSKGQAKWRLITNVASLLSLSLVDLRLKTPKAALGIKDFKIDLSKSGALHPVLNVQIHLIPLFVQALEIDGTENDSSSPFNKLDWWVSGQYPSAMDTTDCSSFLLEDIALSCELHQRDKRIRVKNLDLMSGPIAVNLEEKLFTKKPSASTVADQKDESTEDNKSAAKPEGSKLLSLNKKIDLIPEKVSFNMSKLDLKFLPKDHGLSINNEIGSISVRLMKSQPQNDLGVAPTHLWLETDVTDIHLLMDGSTSVLEVVKIATVVSANIPTQSTEPIRAEVNIKISGGQCNLIISRIKPLILMKSAKKKPLVLHESSQQDKVPKEKLALALVLTFSVPELSVVLYSLDDIPLFHCCLLSTHFSASKLVNQGPELHAKLGELKFLVAVKHQQLINESISGTLLHISRSTLDLEQKEAGKDSGVDHAKSALSVNISGIGMHFCFYYLELLCTTAMSYKGFLKSIRPPKKRPVHETSQKSTKNAKGAQLVKISVEQCSILYVGDMRLEDMSVADPKRVNFGSQGGRVMITDDANGGPRMAYVNSTRFPDNKNVNFSTSLEINRFGLCLNKEKHSMQVELGRSRLTHKEYQFDDNPAEEVTLFDVQKAKFVKRSGGQNDNAVCSLINVTDIAVRYEPDPCLELLEVGTRLKSVLHRLKLQNSATEVKDETAHMDTLTKKDPTDNSQQEKAQKKRESVIAIDVESLKISGELADGVEAMVHVGSIFSENAKIGVLIEGVAIIFCDAQLFRSSRMQISRIPISVSDSLPDKKFQSATTCDWVIQLRDAYICLPFRLQLRAIDDAVEDTLRAFKLISAAKTSVLFPEKKPSSSSSSKKSKSKSTVFRYIRLIVRDLTAEIEEEPLQGWLDEHMTLMKNVFNESIVRLDLLDQLESAKNKDSPKAKLDGSASENSNDSPDVYVDAPGMQSLEKLREEIHIQAFKSYYQACQKLSVSEGSGSCSSGFQSGFKMSKQRASVMSICAKDVDVSLSKIDGGDEGMISFVKSVDPVCAKNDIPFSRLYGSNFTLKAKSLSAYIRDYTFPLFSGTSAKCDGRLVLAQQATCFQPQVRQDVYVGKWWRVNLLRSATGYTPPMKTYADIPLSFQRGEVSFGVGYEPVFADISYAFTCALRRANLAKRWYFERPEPPRRERSLPWWDDMRNYIHGKFSLCLAETMWHLPAATSPYEKLDQFLITTGYIEIRYVDGYVSLSSKCLKVYITSLESLAKKCTLEPPPHTTIPFLETPSFFMDIAIEWGCDSGNPMDHYIFTLPVEGKPRDKVLDPFRSTSLSLKWSFSLKPSTAEPMESKQKTQASSNDSPTLNVGAHDLVWLSKWWNLFFLPPHKLRLFSRFPRFGVPRFIRSGNLPLDRVMTEQCIRFDATLLQINNIPLQADDPAKGLTLHFTKLRLEISSSRGKQIFTFDCKREPLDLVYMGIDMHLLKVFINNTPEQTSSKDAQVESKSLHTKVADNPACEKSKTKTRSTEKSRDDGFFLYSDYFTIRKQAPKADAARLSAWQEDGRKKSEVTSFKSEFDGGDESDDAQSGSDEEGFNVVVADNCQRVFVHGLKILWSLENRAAILSWVGGLTQAFQPPKPSPSRQYTQRKILEKKQATKEAEMSNDGAPNSSPLASQSSDPLQQTKSSDPASSIGSSKLEPTSTSETATKPSNSSDSGDEGTRLFMVNIVQPQFNLHSEEANGRFLLAAGSGRVMVRSFQSVVQVGQEMFEKALGASNVSIGESKPEMTWSRFEVSVMLEHVQAHVAPTDVDPGAGIQWLPKIHRRSSEVKRTGALLERVFMPCQMYFRITRHKGGNPELKVKPLKELAFNSPDITAGMTSRQFQVMMDVLTNLLFARAPRTRKSNLCYPLDDDDSDIAEESDAVVPDGVEEVELAKIHVEVKERERKILFDDIRILSTSSELSGDLSQSPKSDDSTSIVTGSKSMLVKRLKKELVNVRNGRKEAYSMLRSAMQKAAQLRLMEKEKNKSPSCAMRVSVRINKVGWSMLADGKAFSEAEINDIIYDFDRDYKDVGIAQLTTKLFVLRNGLANAKSDTVVAPWNPPSEWGKNAMLRVNARQGAPTDGNSVIESLLVDIYPLKIYLTESMYRMMWGYFFPGDEQHPQKRQELFKVSTTAGTRRVKKGTSVAETNSPSNQSSFDRTWEENVAESVANELVSQIQGQSNAQTRSAREEKKPVEPNEVKQSRPQKMMDFRNIKISQVELLLTYEGLPFAVSDVRLLMDTFHREDFTGTWPRLFSRVKKHIVWGVLKSVTGMQGKKFKAKSTSQKEPTAGLIAASDLNLSDSDGDESGNSDQLPAFLRKPSDGAGDGFATSVKGLFSSQKKKAMHFVLKTMKGDGDQDFQGERSENDIEFSPFARQLTITKTKKLIRKHTKKLQSKVPQNAGSQQEHGSELPPRGPSGHHMDSSSSSSSSSSDNDEPSQVEMIPKDQAAQA, encoded by the exons ATGATGCTCGGCCTCGTGCagctgctggtggggttcgtcgtctCCTGGGAGGCCCTCGAGTTCGTCCTCCGctacggcctcctcctctccaccctcaAGCTCCTACTCCTTGCCGCCTTGGCCGCCACGGCCTCGTGTGTCGCCGTCCT CTTGTTTGCCAAGGCTCTGGCATGGGTGCTCCGTCGCAcggccaagctctccatcggctgCCGCTCCTATGGTTTCAATTATCTCAGGGGCATCACCATTAACTCTCCTAAA GGACCGCTCCAGTCCATCTCTGTCGGTGAAATTAGACTCGGCCTGCGCAAGCCACTCACCCAGCTGGGGCTCACCATTCTAACTCAAGGCCCAGTCCTGCAACTGCGAATTTCTGAATTGCACATTGTGCTCAGGCAACCCGCCAAATCTGCAGACAAAAAGAAACCTGCCCCGCGCAAGCCAACCTCAGCCTCATCGCCCAAACCAAAAGGAAATTCCAAAGGCCAAGCAAAATGGAGGCTTATAACAAATGTTGCCAGCCTTTTATCACTATCTCTAGTGGACCTCAGGCTCAAG ACTCCAAAAGCTGCTCTTGGCATCAAGGACTTTAAGATTGATTTATCTAAATCTGGAGCACTGCATCCAGTCCTTAATGTTCAAATACACCTGATACCTTTATTTGTACAAGCGTTAGAGATAGATGGCACAGAAAATGATTCTTCATCACCATTTAACAAATTGGATTGGTGGGTGAGTGGACAATACCCTTCAGCTATGGACACTACTGACTGCAGCTCTTTCTTGCTTGAGGATATAGCACTCTCGTGTGAGCTTCATCAGAG GGATAAAAGAATTAGAGTCAAGAATTTGGATCTGATGTCTGGTCCAATTGCTGTGAACCTGGAAGAAAAACTATTCACCAAGAAGCCCTCTGCTTCTACTGTTGCTGATCAGAAGGATGAATCTACTGAGGATAATAAATCAGCTGCCAAACCCGAGGGGAGCAAGCTTTTGTCATTGAATAAGAAGATCGATTTGATTCCTGAAAAG GTTAGCTTCAATATGTCCAAGCTAGATCTGAAGTTTTTGCCAAAGGACCATGGCCTCTCGATCAACAACGAAATTGGTAGCATTTCTGTGAGACTTATGAAGTCACAGCCTCAGAATGACTTAGGGGTGGCTCCAACACACCTTTGGTTGGAAACTGACGTGACAGATATTCAT CTTCTGATGGATGGTTCTACATCTGTATTAGAGGTTGTGAAAATTGCAACTGTTGTTTCAGCTAATATTCCCACTCAG TCAACAGAGCCAATTCGAGCGGAAGTAAATATCAAGATCAGTGGGGGCCAATGTAATCTTATTATAAGCAGAATTAAGCCACTGATCTTGATGAAGTCAGCTAAAAAGAAGCCCCTTGTTCTTCATGAAAGTTCACAACAAGACAAGGTGCCCAAAGAAAAATTAGCACTGGCTTTGGTACTTACATTCTCAGTACCCGAGTTGTCTGTTGTGCTTTATAGTCTTGATGACATACCTCTGTTCCAT TGTTGCTTGCTGTCTACTCATTTTTCTGCAAGTAAGTTGGTAAATCAAGGACCTGAACTGCATGCAAAGCTTGGAGAATTAAAATTCCTTGTTGCTGTGAAACATCAACAGTTGATAAATGAAAGCATTTCGGGCACCTTACTGCACATTAGTCGCTCAACTCTTGATCTGGAGCAAAAGGAGGCAGGCAAAGATAGTGGTGTTGACCATGCTAAATCTGCTCTCTCTGTTAATATATCTGGAATAGGAATGCATTTCTGTTTTTATTACCTTGAGTTGCTTTGTACAACTGCAATGTCCTACAAGGGTTTTTTGAAAAGCATTCGCCCCCCTAAGAAACGACCTGTACATGAGACTTCTCAAAAATCTACCAAGAATGCTAAAGGAGCACAGCTAGTGAAGATTAGTGTTGAGCAGTGCTCTATTTTGTATGTTGGTGACATGAGGCTTGAAGATATGTCCGTAGCAGATCCAAAGCGTGTAAATTTTGGTTCACAAGGTGGCCGTGTTATGATAACCGATGATGCTAATGGTGGCCCAAGGATGGCCTATGTAAACTCGACCAGGTTTCCAGATAATAAGAATGTTAACTTCTCCACTTCTCTTGAGATTAATCGATTTGGTTTATGTCTGAACAAGGAAAAGCACTCCATGCAGGTTGAACTTGGAAGATCCAGATTAACACATAAAGAATATCAGTTTGATGATAATCCTGCAGAGGAGGTTACACTTTTTGATGTGCAAAAGGCAAAGTTCGTCAAGCGTTCTGGTGGGCAGAATGACAATGCAGTCTGCTCCCTCATCAATGTGACAGATATAGCAGTCAGGTATGAGCCAGATCCCTGCCTGGAATTACTTGAAGTAGGCACGCGGCTTAAATCAGTTCTGCACAGGCTGAAACTCCAGAATTCTGCTACTGAGGTAAAAGATGAAACAGCGCACATGGATACTTTGACAAAAAAAGATCCTACAGACAATAGCCAGCAAGAGAAGGCACAAAAGAAACGGGAATCAGTTATTGCCATTGATGTGGAATCATTGAAAATTTCAGGTGAACTTGCTGATGGGGTTGAAGCAATGGTTCATGTTGGCTCCATTTTTTCTGAGAATGCCAAGATTGGTGTTTTGATTGAAGGGGTTGCGATTATTTTTTGTGATGCACAGCTTTTCAGAAGCAGCCGTATGCAGATTTCACGCATCCCGATTTCTGTTTCGGACAGCCTTCCTGATAAGAAGTTTCAGTCTGCAACTACATGTGATTGGGTTATTCAATTGCGAGATGCTTATATATGTCTGCCTTTTAGGTTGCAGCTGCGGGCTATTGATGATGCAGTTGAAGATACGTTGCGGGCATTTAAACTTATTTCTGCAGCAAAAACATCCGTATTATTTCCTGAGAAGAAacctagcagcagcagcagcagtaaaaAGAGCAAATCAAAATCCACGGTATTTCGGTATATCAGGTTAATTGTACGTGACCTCACAGCAGAAATTGAGGAAGAACCTCTCCAAGGTTGGCTTGATGAGCATATGACTTTAATGAAGAATGTATTTAATGAGTCCATAGTTAGGTTGGATCTGCTCGACCAGCTTGAGTCAGCCAAAAACAAAGACTCCCCCAAGGCAAAATTGGATGGCTCTGCTTCTGAAAATAGCAATGACAGCCCTGATGTTTATGTTGATGCGCCTGGCATGCAATCTCTTGAAAAGCTTAGAGAAGAAATCCATATACAGGCATTTAAATCATATTACCAGGCATGTCAGAAGTTGTCAGTATCAGAAGGGTCAGGTTCATGTTCAAGTGGCTTCCAGTCAGGATTTAAGATGAGTAAACAGAGAGCATCAGTTATGTCAATCTGTGCAAAAGATGTTGACGTGAGCCTATCAAAGATTGATGGGGGTGATGAAGGAATGATTAGTTTTGTTAAAAGTGTGGATCCTGTTTGTGCAAAAAATGATATTCCATTTTCCCGGTTGTATGGCAGCAATTTTACTTTGAAAGCTAAATCATTATCTGCGTATATAAGAGATTATACATTTCCACTCTTTTCTGGAACCTCTGCTAAATGTGATGGACGGCTTGTGCTTGCCCAGCAG GCGACTTGTTTTCAGCCCCAAGTTCGACAAGATGTTTATGTTGGGAAATGGTGGCGAGTAAATCTGCTACGGTCCGCTACTGGCTATACCCCACCAATGAAAACATATGCTGACATACCATTGTCTTTTCAAAGAGGGGAGGTCTCCTTTGGAGTCGGCTATGAGCCAGTTTTTGCCGATATAAGCTATGCTTTTACATGTGCATTGCGCAGGGCAAATCTAGCTAAAAGATGGTACTTTGAGCGCCCCGAACCCCCGAGAAGAGAGCGCAGTTTACCCTGGTGGGATGATATGCGGAACTACATCCACGGTAAATTCAGCTTATGTCTTGCTGAAACAATGTGGCATCTCCCTGCTGCAACAAGTCCTTATGAGAAGCTAGATCAATTTCTAATCACAACTGGCTATATAGAAATACGATATGTGGATGGTTATGTCAGTCTGTCTTCAAAGTGTCTAAAGGTGTACATCACTAGCCTAGAGAGTCTTGCGAAGAAGTGCACTCTAGAACCTCCACCTCATACAACTATACCTTTCCTTGAAACACCCTCCTTTTTCATGGACATTGCAATAGAGTGGGGATGTGATTCAGGCAACCCTATGGATCATTATATATTTACTCTACCTGTAGAGGGAAAACCGCGAGACAAAGTACTTGATCCATTTCGGTCAACTTCACTCTCACTAAAGTGGAGCTTTTCACTTAAACCTAGTACTGCTGAACCTATGGAGAGCAAACAAAAAACCCAAGCATCTTCAAATGATTCTCCGACTCTGAATGTTGGAGCTCATGATTTGGTCTGGCTATCAAAGTGGTGGAACTTATTTTTTCTTCCTCCCCATAAATTAAGACTTTTCTCCAGGTTTCCacggtttggagttcctagatttATCCGGTCCGGAAATCTGCCACTTGATAGAGTTATGACCGAACAGTGTATTCGTTTTGATGCTACATTATTGCAGATCAACAATATACCACTACAGGCTGATGATCCTGCTAAAGGTCTGACACTGCACTTCACAAAGCTCAGGTTGGAAATTTCTTCCAGTCGTGGTAAGCAGATATTTACTTTTGACTGCAAGCGCGAACCTCTTGATCTTGTCTACATGGGCATAGACATGCACTTATTGAAGGTATTTATTAATAATACTCCTGAACAAACAAGTTCGAAGGATGCCCAGGTAGAAAGCAAGAGTCTGCATACCAAAGTTGCAGATAATCCTGCTTGTGAAAAGAGCAAAACAAAAACTAGATCGACTGAGAAAAGCCGAGATGATGGATTTTTTCTGTACTCTGATTATTTCACAATACGAAAACAAGCTCCCAAGGCCGATGCTGCTAGATTATCAGCATGGCAGGAGGATGGCAGGAAAAAATCTGAGGTGACATCATTCAAGTCTGAGTTTGATGGGGGTGATGAAAGTGACGATGCGCAATCAGGTAGTGATGAGGAGGGGTTTAATGTCGTTGTTGCTGACAATTGTCAGCGAGTATTCGTTCATGGATTAAAAATTCTGTGGAGTCTAGAAAATAGAGCCGCTATCTTATCTTGGGTTGGTGGTTTAACCCAAGCATTTCAGCCTCCAAAACCATCTCCTTCTCGCCAATACACCCAAAGAAAGATTCTTGAGAAAAAGCAGGCAACTAAAGAAGCTGAGATGTCTAACGatggtgctcccaactcttcaCCCTTGGCATCACAGTCTTCAGATCCTCTCCAACAAACCAAGAGTTCAGACCCAGCTTCTTCCATCGGATCCAGCAAGCTAGAGCCAACATCAACTAGTGAAACTG CAACGAAGCCTTCAAACAGTAGTGATTCTGGAGATGAAGGCACAAGACTTTTCATGGTTAATATTGTCCAGCCTCAGTTCAATCTGCATTCAGAAGAAGCAAAT GGTAGGTTTCTGCTAGCTGCTGGTAGTGGACGGGTGATGGTTCGTTCATTTCAGTCAGTTGTACAAGTTGGTCAAGAAATGTTTGAGAAAGCACTTGGCGCCAGCAACGTATCCATCGGAGAGTCCAAGCCAGAAATGACCTGGTCACGTTTTGAGGTTTCTGTAATGTTGGAGCATGTTCAGGCTCATGTTGCTCCAACTGATGTTGATCCCGGTGCTGGTATTCAGTGGCTGCCAAAAATACATCGCAGATCGTCAGAAGTCAAAAGAACTGGTGCTTTACTTGAGAGGGTATTTATGCCATGCCAAATGTACTTCCGCATCACAAGACACAAGGGAGGAAATCCTGAACTAAAG GTCAAGCCACTGAAAGAGCTGGCATTTAACTCTCCAGATATAACTGCTGGTATGACATCACGCCAATTTCAGGTTATGATGGATGTTTTGACTAATCTGCTCTTTGCGAGAGCTCCCAG AACTCGGAAGAGTAATCTGTGTTATCCCCTTGATGATGATGATAGCGACATtgctgaagaatctgatgcagtTGTACCAGATGGAGTTGAAGAGGTCGAATTAGCGAAGATCCATGTTGAAGTAAAAGAAAGAGAACGGAAGATACTGTTTGATGATATCAGAATCTTGTCTACCAGTAGTGAATTATCTGGTGATCTGAGTCAGTCGCCAAAATCCGATGATTCCACATCAATTGTTACCGGTTCAAAGTCAATGCTG GTAAAACGTCTGAAGAAAGAACTTGTGAATGTCCGAAATGGTAGGAAAGAAGCATATTCTATGCTGAGAAGTGCTATGCAGAAAGCTGCACAGTTGAGGTTGATggaaaaggaaaagaacaaaagCCCTTCATGTGCCATGAGAGTTTCGGTGAGGATAAACAAGGTCGGGTGGAGCATGTTAGCAGATGGAAAAGCCTTTTCTGAAGCTGAGATAAATGATATT ATTTATGATTTTGACCGGGACTACAAAGACGTAGGCATTGCTCAGTTGACAACCAAGTTGTTTGTTCTCAGAAATGGTCTTGCTAATGCAAAATCAGATACTGTTGTTGCACCCTGGAATCCACCGTCTGAATGGGGCAA GAATGCAATGCTTCGTGTTAATGCTAGGCAAGGAGCTCCGACTGATGGAAACTCAGTAATTGAGAGTTTGCTG GTGGACATCTATCCGCTGAAAATTTATTTAACAGAATCAATGTACAGAATGATGTGGGGATATTTCTTCCCTGGTGATGAGCAGCACCCACAAAAGCGGCAG GAACTTTTCAAAGTCTCTACTACAGCAGGGACACGGCGAGTTAAGAAAGGCACTTCGGTTGCAGAAACAAACAGTCCCAGTAACCAGTCATCATTTGACAGAACATGGGAGGAAAATGTGGCTGAATCTGTAGCTAATGAACTTGTTTCACAAATCCAGGGTCAGTCAAATGCCCAAACTCGTTCTGCTCGTGAAGAGAAGAAGCCTGTAGAACCTAATGAGGTGAAGCAATCTAGACCTCAGAAGATGATGGACTTCCGCAATATAAAGATAAGCCAG GTCGAATTGCTTCTCACGTATGAGGGATTGCCATTTGCTGTTAGTGATGTAAGGCTACTCATGGATACCTTTCATCGTGAAGATTTTACTGGGACATGGCCAAGACTGTTTTCACGAGTGAAGAAACATATTGTATGGGGAGTACTGAAGTCAGTAACTGGCATGCAG GGTAAAAAGTTTAAAGCTAAATCCACTAGCCAAAAAGAGCCAACTGCAGGATTAATCGCTGCCAGTGATTTAAATTTGAGTGACAGCGATGGTGATGAAAGTGGGAACTCTGATCAACTACCAGCTTTCCTTAGAAAACCAAGTGATGGTGCTGGTGATGGATTTGCCACCTCTGTGAAGGGATTGTTCAGTTCACAAAAAAAGAAAGCAATGCATTTTGTCCTGAAGACTATGAAAGGAGATGGTGATCAGGATTTTCAGGGTGAACGGAGTGAGAATGATATCGAGTTTTCTCCATTTGCTCGGCAGTTGACTATAACAAAAACAAAGAAGCTTATAAGGAAGCACACGAAAAAGTTACAGTCTAAAGTTCCCCAAAATGCAG GTAGTCAGCAAGAACACGGGTCAGAGTTGCCACCGCGCGGCCCTTCTGGGCACCATATggactcgtcgtcgtcctcctcttcatcctcttctgacAACGATGAGCCATCGCAGGTGGAAATGATCCCAAAAGATCAGGCAGCACAGGCGTAG